In Patescibacteria group bacterium, a single window of DNA contains:
- a CDS encoding PKD domain-containing protein, translating into MKLINFKNKNLLSVILAIFTVITLSLVVFISKASANVTFETGDIFRGKDITAGQTDYSDPVNAANGQTVRANLTVWNQGTDPATNTRVNFDFSNPEKLAATIAADGGATMSDNITVTPSGSNVSLISGTAQKFGPGCSSGCAISDSEIANGINLGTVQPGSTNSYQIVFNLSVTGNPKTTNAFFRTGNIVDGGDRTTRLVDWEDPIQANPGDTIEFRIQVINDGTSAVTNTTVKGDLPTNSGLNLNITGSASGDSVQTVSDIATVHVSGTQVESITYLPGHARMFGPGCDTTNGCPLSDSIVTSGINIGTVNPGVTNSYQVAFKAVLSNYNVPTPTPTVTPTPTPTATPTPTPTVTPTPTPTNSPSPTSSCSTLSATTTSGTAALTITFTGSGSDSNGSIQQYQFNFGDNSNGQNQIVTSSSNQQSHTYYNSGTYNANLIVEDSRGNWVGGGSCQLNINVSSKPTVLGATAPPSLPNTGSNDTFYLAIAAFPTLLGGFYLYRKFRLI; encoded by the coding sequence ATGAAATTAATCAATTTTAAAAATAAAAATTTACTTTCAGTAATTTTAGCTATATTTACAGTTATCACTTTGAGTCTTGTAGTTTTTATTTCTAAAGCATCTGCAAATGTTACTTTTGAAACAGGAGATATCTTTAGAGGAAAAGACATTACAGCTGGCCAAACTGATTATTCAGATCCAGTTAACGCAGCTAACGGTCAAACAGTTCGTGCCAATCTTACTGTTTGGAATCAGGGAACAGATCCTGCAACCAACACACGTGTAAATTTTGATTTCAGCAATCCAGAAAAGTTAGCAGCAACAATAGCTGCAGATGGCGGAGCTACGATGTCAGATAACATAACAGTTACTCCTTCAGGAAGTAATGTTAGTTTGATATCAGGAACTGCACAAAAATTCGGACCAGGATGTTCTTCAGGTTGTGCAATTTCTGATTCAGAAATTGCAAATGGCATAAATTTAGGTACAGTACAACCAGGAAGCACAAATAGTTACCAGATAGTATTTAATTTATCAGTAACAGGTAACCCTAAAACAACCAATGCTTTTTTCAGAACTGGAAATATTGTTGATGGAGGAGACAGAACAACAAGACTTGTCGATTGGGAAGATCCAATTCAAGCAAACCCTGGAGATACAATCGAATTTCGTATTCAAGTTATAAACGATGGAACAAGTGCTGTAACAAATACAACAGTAAAAGGAGATCTTCCTACAAACTCGGGTTTAAATCTAAACATAACAGGTTCTGCTTCAGGAGATTCAGTCCAAACGGTTTCAGACATAGCAACAGTTCACGTTTCAGGAACTCAAGTTGAAAGCATCACTTACCTTCCAGGACATGCTCGTATGTTTGGTCCAGGTTGTGATACTACAAATGGTTGTCCTCTTTCAGATAGCATAGTCACAAGCGGTATTAATATTGGAACTGTTAATCCAGGTGTAACCAATAGTTATCAAGTTGCATTTAAGGCAGTTTTGTCAAACTATAATGTTCCAACTCCAACCCCAACTGTAACTCCAACCCCAACACCTACAGCTACGCCAACTCCAACTCCTACAGTGACCCCAACCCCTACACCAACCAATTCACCAAGCCCAACAAGCTCTTGTTCAACTCTTAGCGCAACGACAACTAGCGGAACAGCAGCCTTAACAATCACATTCACGGGTAGTGGATCAGATTCAAACGGAAGTATTCAACAATATCAATTTAATTTTGGTGACAATTCAAATGGACAAAACCAAATTGTAACAAGCTCAAGTAATCAACAAAGCCACACTTATTACAATTCAGGAACATATAATGCAAACTTAATAGTTGAAGACTCAAGAGGAAATTGGGTCGGAGGCGGAAGCTGCCAATTAAATATTAATGTAAGCAGTAAGCCTACAGTTTTAGGAGCAACCGCTCCGCCGAGTTTACCAAACACAGGTTCAAATGATACATTCTATTTGGCAATAGCCGCGTTTCCAACTCTTCTTGGTGGATTCTACTTATACAGAAAGTTTAGATTAATCTGA
- a CDS encoding sortase, which produces MYPSGIIYHIYNSEKSGPHGSANLHASRATKIAYTFARGFGAGLIGFIIIAAIFTFGPLVKNELGYDLSIHPSQVDLINAQNTSAIQQEAQNFGVSSYFSIVIPKINAHANIIANVDAGNQKEYDEALQEGVAQAKGTYFPGQGKTIFLFAHSTNSPLNVAKYNAVFYLLDKMQTGDQIIVYFADQRYVYKVSETKIIGPNDTSYLSYNDGSETLILQTCYPPGTSWNRLLVLAKPV; this is translated from the coding sequence ATGTACCCGTCTGGAATTATTTATCATATTTATAATTCAGAAAAGTCAGGTCCTCACGGATCTGCAAATTTACATGCAAGTCGCGCTACCAAAATTGCTTACACTTTTGCTCGAGGTTTTGGAGCAGGATTAATTGGTTTTATAATTATTGCTGCTATTTTTACCTTTGGCCCATTAGTCAAAAACGAATTAGGTTACGACTTATCAATTCATCCTTCTCAAGTTGATTTAATAAATGCCCAAAATACAAGCGCAATTCAACAGGAGGCCCAAAACTTTGGAGTAAGTTCTTATTTTTCAATCGTTATTCCAAAAATTAATGCTCATGCAAATATTATTGCAAATGTCGATGCAGGGAATCAAAAAGAATACGACGAAGCTTTACAGGAAGGTGTTGCTCAGGCAAAAGGAACCTATTTTCCGGGCCAGGGAAAAACAATTTTTCTTTTTGCCCATTCAACCAATTCTCCTTTAAACGTAGCAAAATACAATGCAGTTTTTTATTTGCTTGATAAAATGCAGACAGGCGATCAAATAATTGTTTACTTTGCAGACCAAAGATATGTTTATAAAGTAAGTGAAACCAAAATCATTGGGCCAAATGACACTTCTTATTTAAGTTACAATGACGGCAGTGAAACTTTGATATTACAAACTTGTTATCCGCCAGGAACATCATGGAATAGGCTCTTAGTACTTGCAAAGCCAGTTTAA
- the rho gene encoding transcription termination factor Rho — MPDTDTPIDKLVVDDRVIPDSDLPTEKVSGILDIANEGSGLLRPKIAPSNNDIYISSSQIRRFNLRNGDLIEGLARRPKENERYWGLLKVDAVNGEPVESIKNRPEFEELTAIYPEKQIELATDQETLTTRLVDLVAPIGFGQRSLIVSPPKAGKTWLLKDIIAGIAKNYPKVHLMAVLIGERPEEVTDITRQMADVTKGKGEVVGSNFDDPARNQTRIAELALDRAKRLVETGVDVVIVLDSITRLARAYNLALPSSGGTLSGGFNPQAIFPAKKFFGAARKLEKGGSLTIIGTCLIETGSRMDDLIYEEFKGTGNMELHLVRKLAEKRIFPAIDITTSGTRQEELLYGKENLTKVHTLRRMLDMIPEDERTETILEKVSKAKTNQDFLDSLQTA; from the coding sequence ATGCCAGATACAGATACACCTATAGATAAACTTGTTGTAGATGATCGCGTCATTCCAGACTCCGATCTTCCAACAGAAAAAGTTTCAGGAATCCTTGATATTGCAAATGAAGGATCTGGATTATTACGTCCAAAAATTGCTCCTTCAAACAATGATATTTATATTTCCTCATCTCAAATAAGAAGATTTAATCTCCGAAATGGAGACTTGATAGAAGGACTTGCAAGACGTCCAAAAGAAAATGAAAGATACTGGGGATTATTAAAAGTTGACGCAGTCAATGGTGAGCCCGTCGAATCCATTAAAAATAGGCCTGAGTTTGAAGAATTAACAGCTATATATCCAGAAAAGCAAATTGAATTAGCAACAGACCAGGAAACTTTAACAACAAGATTGGTTGATTTGGTTGCTCCAATTGGCTTTGGGCAAAGAAGCTTAATAGTTTCTCCTCCAAAAGCAGGCAAAACCTGGTTACTAAAAGATATTATTGCAGGCATTGCCAAAAATTATCCAAAAGTCCATTTAATGGCAGTTTTAATTGGTGAGCGTCCAGAAGAAGTTACAGATATTACTCGCCAAATGGCTGACGTTACCAAAGGCAAAGGAGAAGTAGTAGGAAGCAATTTTGACGATCCAGCAAGAAACCAAACAAGAATTGCAGAGCTTGCATTAGACCGTGCAAAAAGATTAGTTGAAACAGGCGTTGATGTAGTAATAGTTCTTGATTCAATCACAAGACTTGCAAGAGCTTACAATTTGGCATTGCCAAGTTCAGGAGGAACATTGTCTGGAGGTTTTAATCCTCAAGCTATTTTCCCGGCTAAAAAGTTTTTTGGAGCAGCAAGAAAACTTGAAAAAGGCGGATCTCTCACAATCATTGGTACTTGTTTAATTGAAACTGGAAGTCGTATGGACGATCTTATTTATGAAGAGTTTAAAGGTACTGGAAATATGGAATTACATTTAGTAAGAAAACTTGCAGAAAAAAGAATTTTTCCAGCAATTGACATAACAACTTCAGGAACAAGGCAGGAAGAATTGTTGTATGGTAAAGAAAATCTTACCAAAGTCCACACTTTAAGAAGAATGCTTGATATGATTCCAGAAGACGAAAGAACAGAAACTATTTTAGAAAAAGTAAGCAAAGCAAAAACAAACCAGGACTTCTTAGATAGCCTTCAGACTGCGTGA
- a CDS encoding M23 family metallopeptidase encodes MQEFAKEFRIFLIELFKFTKSKSISVYLSAQKTEDKFVGKLYRQRGKNSKRLIHIGMTILAVLGILIGPYVAKEFPGRSVNPWSITNPPEVLSASTDTSVTSTNISSAREGIISYTVQDGDTISSIADKFGISGNTIIWQNKLTSADDIKIGDTLQILPVTGIAHTVVKGDTVQSIAKKYGLPSAEAIVEFPFNTFADDETFSLAIGQIVYVPNGAMPSSSGSVVAVPVQVTPNAGTVVASGQFVWPTQGVITQGFYWYHPGVDIANPAEPNILAADSGTIIREGWDNTGYGNMIMIDHGNGYQTLYAHMSAFYVTLGQTVHRGDVIGRMGSTGNSTGPHLHFEVHQAGVHLNPLNFLQ; translated from the coding sequence ATGCAAGAGTTTGCAAAAGAATTTCGTATATTTCTTATAGAGCTTTTCAAATTTACCAAATCCAAATCAATTTCTGTTTATCTTTCAGCACAAAAAACAGAAGATAAGTTTGTCGGTAAACTTTATAGGCAAAGAGGTAAAAATTCCAAAAGATTAATTCATATTGGGATGACAATTCTTGCAGTTCTTGGTATTTTAATAGGCCCATACGTCGCTAAAGAGTTTCCAGGCCGATCAGTTAATCCCTGGAGCATTACAAACCCTCCTGAAGTTTTATCAGCTTCAACAGATACAAGCGTCACATCAACTAATATATCCTCAGCTCGCGAAGGTATAATTAGCTATACAGTTCAAGACGGTGACACGATAAGTTCTATTGCAGATAAATTTGGCATCTCAGGTAACACAATCATTTGGCAAAATAAATTAACTTCAGCAGATGATATTAAAATAGGTGACACATTACAAATTCTTCCAGTTACAGGTATTGCCCATACTGTTGTAAAAGGTGATACTGTTCAATCTATTGCAAAAAAATATGGACTTCCTTCAGCTGAAGCTATTGTAGAATTTCCCTTTAATACTTTTGCAGATGATGAAACCTTTTCATTAGCTATTGGTCAAATTGTTTACGTTCCAAATGGAGCAATGCCTTCATCTTCTGGAAGTGTTGTTGCAGTTCCAGTTCAGGTCACACCAAATGCTGGTACTGTTGTTGCCTCAGGGCAATTTGTCTGGCCGACTCAAGGAGTAATTACGCAAGGATTTTACTGGTATCATCCCGGAGTTGATATCGCCAATCCCGCCGAGCCAAATATCCTTGCTGCAGATAGTGGCACAATTATTCGCGAAGGCTGGGATAATACAGGTTATGGAAATATGATTATGATTGATCATGGTAATGGTTATCAGACTTTATATGCTCATATGAGTGCTTTCTATGTAACTTTAGGTCAAACAGTCCACCGTGGTGACGTTATCGGAAGAATGGGAAGTACAGGCAATTCCACGGGTCCTCATTTACATTTCGAAGTTCATCAGGCAGGAGTTCATTTGAATCCTCTTAATTTCCTTCAGTAA